Below is a genomic region from Candidatus Thermoplasmatota archaeon.
GCAAGGAGTGCGGAGTGAAGCTCGGGGTCAGCGAGGGCGATGAGGACATCGACAAGCTGCTCGAGGATCTGGCCGGAATAGAGGCTCCCGCAGAGGGCACGGACGAGGCACTGGACCTTGACAAGGAGATTGTGGACGAGCTGCTCGACTCCCTCCTGATCGAGGAAGAGGGAGACCTCTTCGAGTGCCCGGTCTGCAGCAGCATGATCGCGGTGGAGTCCTCTGTGTGCCCGGAGTGCGGCACCGAGTTCGCGGAGCTCCTGGAGAAGCCCCGTGAGGAGCCGAAGCTGGAGGAAGAGATCGAGCTCCCCGCAGAGGAGGAACCAGTCAAGGTCGAGGTCTCCGAGAAGAAACCCAAGCTCACGACATCGAGCGCCAGGATGATCGACGCCATCGTCGTGGGGACCATAGCCGCCCTGGTCGCTGTCTTCGCTGTCTTCCAGATGTGGGACTGGAACACATACTCGGAGAGCACGCTGCCACTCATCGTCTTCGCCGTGATAGCGATCGCCGGGACGCTCCTCGGATTCATATTCTTCAAGATCAGCACGTCGGCGGTGGCCCAAGGCGACCGTCTGGTCAAGGACGGGCACTACTTCGAGGCCGTCCAGCATTACAACAGGGCGATACGGATAGGCTCGAAGCCCGCGACGGCATGGACGTCGAAGGGCGTGGCCTACAAGAGGCTCAAGCAGTATGACGAGGCCCTCAAGTGCCACGAGATAGCGCTGAAGATGAACCCCAAGAACGAGATCGCCTGGACGAACAAGGGCGATGTGCTCTTCAGGCTCGAGCGGTTCGACGAGGCACTGAAGGCGTTCGAGGAGGCCCTGGACATCAGGCCGAAGTACGCGATCGCGTGGAACAACATGGGCGCCACACTCGCCCGGATGGGCAGGTTCGAGGATGCGAAGAAGTGCCACGATCAGGCCATCAAGATAAGGCCAAGGTACACGGCCGCGTGGCTGAACCGCGGGGAAGTGCTCGTCAGGCTCGGAGAAAGGGACGAGGCCGCCAAGTGCCTGCAGAAGGCCAAGGCGCTGGGAGCCTAGCCCCGGAAGCCCTTCGCTATCACGTACATCTCTGCGCTCTCCGAGATCGTCGCTTTTGGTCGGTGACCCTTCACGAAGGAGAACCGCTTCCTGACGCTGTCCATGTAGTCATTGTACATGTCCCCCTGGAAGACCTTCATGACGGCCTTCCCTCCCTTTCTGAGCACCTGGTCGGCGACCGCCAAGGCCATCCCGCTGAGGTGCACGGAGAGCGCGTGGTCCTTGCTCCTGTTCCCGCTCAGCTTCGGCGACATGTCGCTCAGCACGACGTCCACGGTCCCGCCTGTCCACTCCTTCAGCCGCTCAACCGCGCCCTCCGTCTCCAGATCGAGGGTCATGATGGA
It encodes:
- a CDS encoding tetratricopeptide repeat protein: MPEDKIECEVCGHLNKQKAEFCKECGVKLGVSEGDEDIDKLLEDLAGIEAPAEGTDEALDLDKEIVDELLDSLLIEEEGDLFECPVCSSMIAVESSVCPECGTEFAELLEKPREEPKLEEEIELPAEEEPVKVEVSEKKPKLTTSSARMIDAIVVGTIAALVAVFAVFQMWDWNTYSESTLPLIVFAVIAIAGTLLGFIFFKISTSAVAQGDRLVKDGHYFEAVQHYNRAIRIGSKPATAWTSKGVAYKRLKQYDEALKCHEIALKMNPKNEIAWTNKGDVLFRLERFDEALKAFEEALDIRPKYAIAWNNMGATLARMGRFEDAKKCHDQAIKIRPRYTAAWLNRGEVLVRLGERDEAAKCLQKAKALGA
- a CDS encoding RlmE family RNA methyltransferase, coding for MTRAWLKKRKKDQYYRAAKRTGYRSRAAYKLRQIVKKFNLIREGDTVLDLGAAPGGWSQVAKEIVGEAGTVLAVDRVRIRDMEGISIMTLDLETEGAVERLKEWTGGTVDVVLSDMSPKLSGNRSKDHALSVHLSGMALAVADQVLRKGGKAVMKVFQGDMYNDYMDSVRKRFSFVKGHRPKATISESAEMYVIAKGFRG